CGGAGAACGGGCCCGTCACGGGCTCGGCCGGACCAACGATCGCGACCGCGTCAACCTGCGCCAGCGGCGGCCCACGCCGGCATGCCGCGAGCATCCTCTCGACGGTTTCCGCCGGACCGCTGAAGACCGCCTCGACCTCGCCAGTGGAAAGATTGCGCACCCAACCAGACAGGCCAAGGCTCGCGGCCTTGTGCCGGGTCCAGTCGCGGTAACCGACACCCTGAACGCGACCCGAGATACGAACGAGGATGGAGCGCTGGTCGGTCATTCGGGCCTCCCCGAATGCACTTACACCGACATGTCGAGCTTGCCGCCGACGCCGGTTGCGAGATTGGCCGATGACGTTGCCGCGGGCGTGCCGAGCAGCACGTTTACGGCGTCCGCCTGCGCATTCAGGTTCATCTTCAGCATGCGTGTTGCCACCGCCTGCTGGGTTGCCCCGGCCTGCATCGTGACCAAGCTTGCTGCGAGCGCTGCGACATCCATAAGCGATCTCCGTCTCCGACACTAAAGCGCGACGAGATTGAGATGAATCATCCTCGCGCTTTAGCTTATTGTTTAAACATGATCTTTTCGGAAAACCACTTCACACGTTTCCGGATCATGCTTTAGCGGGCAGCAGTTAACGAATCCTCGCAGCCCGCTTTACGGGACACCACGCCGCAACCGTCAGCGGGTCGGCACCGGCTTCTCGCCGCGGTAGTCGTAAAAGCCGCGCTGCGATTTGCGGCCGAGCCAGCCGGCCTCGACATACTTCACGAGCAGCGGGCAAGGGCGATACTTAGAGTCTGCGAGTCCCTCGTGCAGTACCTGCATGATGGCGAGGCAGGTATCGAGGCCGATGAAGTCCGCAAGTTCCAGCGGCCCCATCGGATGATGTGCGCCGAGCTTCATCGCCGCGTCGATCGCCTCGACGTTGCCGACGCCCTCGTACAGCGTGTAGATCGCCTCGTTGATCATCGGCAGCAGAATGC
The sequence above is drawn from the Afipia sp. P52-10 genome and encodes:
- a CDS encoding acylphosphatase yields the protein MTDQRSILVRISGRVQGVGYRDWTRHKAASLGLSGWVRNLSTGEVEAVFSGPAETVERMLAACRRGPPLAQVDAVAIVGPAEPVTGPFSVRF
- a CDS encoding putative motility protein — protein: MDVAALAASLVTMQAGATQQAVATRMLKMNLNAQADAVNVLLGTPAATSSANLATGVGGKLDMSV